In a genomic window of Mageeibacillus indolicus UPII9-5:
- a CDS encoding sensor histidine kinase, with protein MKDGYGAKERKRPWLRLPRLLLLRLRNCSIMVKLLTAALLIFGIMVITAISLIEYKQALMHEEIERKISEGAVNLPFNGGDGSSMVIIGEAQINTMAEYRLFVGYVLAGTLTVGGGVFMAVIVLVLRPLKVLTRKIEQVDINNIAAMHDDFVLTCGSYELRELSAGFQSALDKIYADYEKQKRFSSNVAHELRTPLAVLLMKLDVYRKRRAASADPFAAKDSASAVVSTDSAAPMAPAALAAPGTEDELLEILRRNLIRLHKLVEDILLLTREETHPKTLIDVNALIDEIIVDRGEQADAKGVELKTSGATSGSELNICTDEVALARIIANLVDNAIKYTPRGGFCEISAGRTSSPDGVNIEVRDNGIGIPDAEKSAVFGMFYRVEGSRNRATGGSGIGLAIVEAAVKRLGGSITIVDNVPKGSIFRCFIPDASVSDSGFNYTSASCSGSSCGR; from the coding sequence ATGAAAGACGGTTATGGGGCAAAAGAGCGTAAAAGGCCGTGGTTGCGACTACCACGGCTGCTATTATTGCGGTTGCGAAATTGCTCGATTATGGTAAAACTTTTGACGGCGGCTTTGCTGATTTTTGGCATCATGGTAATAACGGCTATTTCTTTAATTGAGTACAAGCAGGCTTTGATGCATGAAGAAATTGAGCGGAAAATCAGTGAGGGTGCGGTGAATTTGCCGTTTAATGGTGGTGACGGCAGCAGTATGGTCATAATTGGGGAAGCGCAGATCAATACGATGGCTGAATATCGCCTTTTTGTCGGCTATGTGTTGGCTGGAACACTTACCGTTGGTGGTGGGGTATTTATGGCGGTTATTGTCCTGGTCTTGCGGCCGCTGAAAGTTTTGACGCGTAAAATTGAGCAGGTGGATATCAACAATATCGCCGCGATGCACGATGACTTTGTTTTGACTTGTGGTAGCTATGAGTTGCGTGAGCTTTCTGCCGGTTTTCAATCTGCATTGGACAAAATATACGCGGATTACGAAAAGCAGAAGCGTTTCAGCAGCAATGTGGCGCATGAACTTCGCACGCCTTTGGCTGTATTGTTGATGAAACTTGATGTCTATAGGAAGCGGCGGGCGGCATCAGCGGATCCTTTCGCTGCGAAGGACTCGGCAAGCGCAGTGGTTTCGACAGACTCGGCAGCCCCAATGGCCCCGGCAGCTTTGGCAGCTCCGGGAACCGAGGACGAATTGCTGGAGATTTTGCGACGTAATCTGATCCGCTTACATAAACTGGTTGAGGATATTTTGCTGTTGACCCGGGAAGAAACGCATCCTAAGACTTTGATTGATGTCAATGCTCTGATTGATGAAATTATCGTTGACCGAGGTGAGCAGGCTGACGCGAAAGGGGTGGAGTTGAAAACTTCGGGGGCAACTTCCGGTTCAGAATTGAACATTTGTACTGACGAGGTGGCTTTGGCCAGAATCATAGCCAATTTGGTCGATAACGCGATTAAATACACTCCACGCGGGGGTTTTTGCGAAATCTCAGCCGGCAGGACGTCATCACCGGACGGGGTGAATATTGAGGTGCGCGATAATGGGATCGGGATTCCAGACGCGGAAAAGTCAGCGGTTTTCGGCATGTTTTATCGGGTGGAGGGCTCGCGTAATCGAGCTACCGGGGGGAGCGGCATAGGCTTGGCGATTGTTGAGGCGGCGGTGAAACGATTGGGTGGATCTATCACTATTGTGGACAATGTACCAAAGGGGTCGATTTTCCGCTGTTTCATACCGGATGCTTCCGTATCCGACTCCGGATTCAACTACACTTCCGCCTCTTGCTCAGGCTCAAGTTGTGGCAGATGA
- a CDS encoding M13-type metalloendopeptidase, with translation MRLEDDFYRYINQTWLDTAEIPNDRPGINNFVELHDQVEARNLAQAAEWLADPAQVADKPHLANYVRLLALIRNEKARAKNEVPALMKHLKKLDRYAGWDEVLADFKAYREDGLPFPLSVDVSPDMKNSDCNMIYIGPAATILPDSTYYQPDHPQGEQLLKTYRDCSGAYLKALGLEESKVAELLDGTIAFDRVYAPTTKSGEESAEYVNSYNPLTLAEYAAKLPESCRAFATRLQEIYGITSETLLSDTEPRFTENVGAIFAAENFAAFKAWATVRIALGAAAALTDDLRILGGAYSRALSGVKAARSFEKYSYDLAHSYFSGPVGLDYAQRNFGAAAKADVLAMLKKMIANYAVVLRQNDWLSESTRDKAVVKLENLQMHVGYPDKLAPLYDRLEVEVDQACPSLFVTLQHLNRISYLYGLEEFARPVDRDLWHMPADMVNAYYSPSANCIVFPAAILQPPFYDLAATKAANYGAIGAVMAHEISHAFDNNGAQFDEKGNLNDWWQPNDYTAFRAKTEAMIKLFDSESTEAGTCNGKLTVSENIADAGGLSCAYQVCMTEDPEHLADFFSSWARGWRHKSSLAYAKLLLSIDVHAPCELRGNVQLKNLPAFQKYYHLQPSDKMYLAPEAQVRIW, from the coding sequence ATGCGTTTAGAAGATGATTTTTATCGCTATATTAACCAAACTTGGTTGGACACTGCTGAAATACCGAATGATCGTCCGGGCATCAACAACTTCGTAGAACTACATGACCAAGTAGAGGCCAGAAATTTGGCACAGGCCGCGGAATGGCTGGCTGACCCGGCACAGGTAGCGGACAAGCCGCACTTGGCCAATTATGTAAGATTGTTGGCTTTGATTCGTAATGAAAAAGCGAGAGCTAAGAATGAGGTCCCGGCTTTAATGAAGCATTTAAAAAAGCTTGATCGTTACGCCGGTTGGGATGAGGTTTTGGCCGACTTTAAGGCTTACCGAGAAGACGGTTTACCCTTTCCTTTGAGTGTGGATGTCTCGCCGGACATGAAAAATTCAGACTGTAACATGATTTATATCGGGCCGGCCGCAACGATATTGCCGGACAGTACTTATTATCAGCCGGATCATCCGCAAGGTGAGCAGTTGCTAAAAACTTACCGCGACTGTAGCGGAGCTTATCTCAAGGCTTTGGGGCTGGAAGAAAGCAAAGTTGCGGAATTGCTTGACGGCACGATTGCTTTCGATCGGGTTTATGCACCGACAACCAAATCGGGTGAAGAAAGTGCGGAGTATGTTAATTCGTATAATCCGCTGACGTTGGCGGAATATGCGGCAAAACTACCGGAAAGTTGTCGGGCGTTTGCGACACGGCTGCAAGAAATATATGGCATTACCTCGGAAACTTTGCTCAGCGACACGGAGCCACGCTTTACCGAAAATGTCGGTGCCATCTTTGCTGCGGAAAACTTTGCCGCATTTAAAGCCTGGGCAACGGTGCGTATAGCTTTGGGCGCGGCAGCCGCGTTGACGGATGATCTTCGCATTTTGGGCGGGGCTTACAGCCGGGCATTGTCTGGGGTCAAGGCCGCACGGTCATTTGAAAAATATTCCTATGATTTGGCACATTCTTACTTTTCCGGTCCGGTAGGTCTTGATTATGCGCAGCGTAATTTTGGGGCGGCGGCGAAAGCTGATGTTTTGGCGATGCTAAAAAAAATGATTGCCAACTACGCGGTGGTTTTGCGGCAAAACGATTGGTTGAGTGAGTCTACCCGAGACAAGGCCGTGGTGAAATTAGAAAACTTGCAAATGCATGTCGGCTACCCGGATAAGCTTGCGCCGTTGTATGATCGTTTGGAAGTTGAGGTTGATCAAGCTTGCCCGTCATTGTTTGTGACTTTGCAGCACCTTAATCGGATATCTTATCTTTACGGGCTTGAGGAGTTTGCCCGGCCGGTTGATCGTGATCTGTGGCACATGCCGGCGGATATGGTTAATGCTTATTATAGTCCTTCAGCTAATTGTATTGTTTTCCCGGCCGCTATTTTGCAACCGCCGTTCTATGATTTGGCCGCAACTAAGGCGGCAAATTATGGCGCGATTGGGGCGGTAATGGCGCATGAAATTTCGCACGCTTTTGATAATAACGGGGCGCAGTTCGATGAAAAGGGTAACCTCAATGACTGGTGGCAGCCGAATGACTACACGGCTTTCCGGGCCAAAACTGAGGCGATGATTAAGCTGTTTGACAGTGAGAGCACGGAGGCCGGCACTTGCAATGGTAAGTTGACGGTTTCGGAAAATATTGCCGATGCCGGTGGGTTGAGCTGTGCGTATCAGGTTTGCATGACGGAGGACCCGGAGCATTTGGCTGATTTCTTCAGCAGCTGGGCTCGCGGCTGGCGGCACAAGTCTTCGCTTGCCTATGCCAAATTGCTTTTAAGTATCGACGTTCATGCACCTTGCGAACTGCGCGGTAATGTCCAGTTGAAAAATTTGCCGGCTTTCCAAAAGTACTATCATTTGCAACCGAGCGATAAAATGTATTTAGCACCTGAGGCGCAGGTCAGGATTTGGTAA
- a CDS encoding MFS transporter, with protein sequence MKLTQEEKAWILVDCGNSAYSMAITTALLPVIFGMFKNVNSSMDLGYFNSLACILVALLSPILGTIADYKNQKKKFYVFFTLLGVLTTAGLAFVSPASGNWQLLVLLFIISAIGYAGANIFYDAFLVDVTPDSRMDKISSYGFAYGYIASVIPFGISLAVIAAIGMSKPLGYQIGFLITAIWWGVLTLPMMYRVKQKHYIEPEPQPILNSFRRLFAAFKDIKKHKTAFIFLIAYFFYIDGVDTIVKMVVPYATSIIGENVLSKMTLLGILLIIQIIAFPCAIIYGRLAERFSTRFMIGVGIATYLIACVAAYFVSAVWHIFVLGALIASAQGGIQALSRSYFARIIPKENSNEFFGFYNIFGKFSAIIGPAIMAATTTVTGNPRLSIFGIIPLFLIGLAIFVLLPQPKSPEQAEAQLDG encoded by the coding sequence ATGAAACTGACCCAAGAAGAAAAAGCCTGGATTTTAGTTGACTGCGGCAACTCCGCCTATTCCATGGCCATTACAACTGCTCTGTTGCCGGTGATTTTCGGCATGTTCAAGAATGTCAACAGCAGTATGGATCTCGGCTATTTCAACTCGCTAGCCTGCATTCTGGTTGCCCTACTAAGTCCTATTCTCGGGACGATCGCCGATTACAAAAATCAAAAAAAGAAATTCTACGTATTTTTTACATTGCTCGGTGTTTTGACAACCGCCGGCCTCGCCTTCGTCAGCCCCGCTTCCGGCAACTGGCAATTGCTAGTTTTATTGTTCATCATCTCAGCCATCGGCTACGCCGGAGCCAACATTTTTTACGACGCATTTTTGGTCGACGTCACCCCGGATTCACGCATGGATAAAATATCCTCCTACGGCTTTGCTTATGGTTACATCGCCAGCGTCATTCCTTTCGGCATCAGTTTGGCGGTAATCGCAGCTATCGGCATGAGCAAACCGCTCGGTTATCAGATCGGTTTTCTAATCACGGCCATATGGTGGGGTGTGCTTACTTTGCCTATGATGTACCGCGTCAAACAAAAGCACTACATTGAGCCGGAGCCACAGCCGATTTTGAACAGCTTTCGCCGCCTATTTGCCGCTTTCAAAGACATAAAAAAGCACAAAACAGCATTTATCTTCCTCATCGCTTATTTTTTCTATATTGACGGCGTCGATACCATCGTCAAAATGGTCGTTCCTTATGCCACATCCATTATCGGGGAAAATGTCCTCAGCAAAATGACCTTGCTCGGAATCTTGCTGATCATCCAAATCATCGCCTTCCCCTGCGCCATCATCTACGGACGTCTCGCCGAACGGTTTTCAACCCGGTTCATGATCGGGGTCGGCATCGCCACCTATCTCATCGCCTGCGTAGCCGCGTATTTCGTCTCGGCAGTTTGGCATATTTTCGTGCTCGGTGCCTTGATCGCCTCGGCCCAGGGCGGCATCCAAGCCTTGAGCCGTTCATATTTCGCTCGGATCATCCCGAAAGAAAACTCCAACGAATTTTTCGGTTTCTACAACATTTTCGGCAAATTCTCCGCCATCATCGGGCCGGCGATTATGGCCGCCACAACCACGGTGACAGGAAATCCGCGGCTGAGTATCTTTGGCATAATTCCGCTTTTCCTGATCGGCTTGGCTATTTTTGTCCTGTTACCGCAGCCAAAGTCACCCGAGCAGGCGGAAGCACAACTAGATGGCTGA
- a CDS encoding alpha/beta fold hydrolase, which produces MTQHNLQPAFTSPLLPTWPNENFAAVMENRIRPYLARERMSDFVASGARRIYYESYHGSLPSSHAIIIVHGFCGFTRKYEEMIYLYRRAGYDVYIADNYGHGFSTRGVNDPSLVDVADYRTYVDDLHALIAAAVLPLNYKEIILFGHSMGGAIVSLFLLRYPYLCRTAILSSPMLGINSGFCPAWLLELICRLKVACGAKPDYIKGQHPFPEQPDFDGSSCSSKPHYDHIFAWRQTEPKYRTHGASWQWMGASLKAIRQIQRHAADISARILLLQAGEDKLVPAAAQIKFASKAPNVKLKLIAHSRHEIYNACLPERCEYYQAIAKFLAQTSGEDRTSTGEAETRESGN; this is translated from the coding sequence ATGACTCAACATAATCTACAACCAGCTTTTACTTCACCGCTGCTACCAACTTGGCCGAATGAAAATTTCGCCGCCGTTATGGAGAACCGCATTCGCCCCTATTTAGCGCGAGAAAGAATGTCGGACTTTGTCGCTTCCGGAGCTCGCCGAATTTATTACGAATCTTATCACGGATCTTTACCATCGTCTCACGCCATCATCATCGTCCACGGTTTCTGCGGTTTCACACGTAAATATGAAGAAATGATCTATCTATACCGACGAGCCGGCTACGATGTTTACATTGCCGATAACTACGGCCACGGCTTTTCTACGCGCGGAGTGAATGATCCGTCTTTAGTTGACGTTGCCGACTACCGCACCTATGTTGACGATTTGCACGCCCTAATAGCGGCTGCCGTTTTGCCGCTCAACTACAAAGAAATCATTCTTTTCGGCCATTCCATGGGCGGAGCGATAGTCAGCCTGTTTTTGTTGCGCTATCCCTACCTATGCCGAACGGCCATTTTGTCTTCTCCGATGCTGGGCATCAATTCCGGCTTTTGTCCCGCTTGGCTGTTGGAACTCATTTGCCGCCTAAAAGTCGCCTGTGGAGCAAAACCTGACTATATCAAAGGCCAGCATCCATTCCCCGAGCAACCCGACTTTGACGGCAGCAGCTGTTCATCAAAACCACACTATGATCACATTTTTGCTTGGCGACAGACTGAGCCGAAATACCGCACCCACGGTGCCAGTTGGCAATGGATGGGCGCGTCCCTTAAAGCAATACGCCAAATACAACGGCATGCCGCCGACATTTCCGCCCGCATTTTGCTTTTGCAGGCCGGTGAAGATAAGCTGGTCCCGGCGGCGGCGCAAATCAAATTTGCCTCCAAAGCGCCAAATGTAAAGCTTAAACTGATTGCCCATAGCCGCCACGAAATTTACAACGCCTGTTTACCGGAACGCTGTGAATACTATCAGGCAATAGCCAAATTTTTGGCTCAAACTTCCGGAGAAGATCGTACATCAACCGGTGAAGCTGAAACACGAGAATCCGGCAACTAA
- a CDS encoding CCA tRNA nucleotidyltransferase — MNRNKSENSIVIGRVAATDVPVAVAVSAVGAAGVSAVGATDVSAVGATDEVMVQRLAEAVRAAGGRAWAVGGCVRDKLLGLKPKDYDVEVHGLGEAELQAVLAKLGRIDTVGKAFGIYTLSGTNIDVALPREERLVGAGHRDFAVAVKPELGCRLAAARRDFTFNAIMEDPLTGEIFDPYGGRDDLARGRLHFVEAGRFGEDPLRVFRAAQFAARFDCRATDELVDICRKMSLVTLPRERVAAELHKALVQGGKPGNFFTFLAAVEQLRPWFGEVAAVKSMRQLVAVLDRGARFREESSVQYGFMLAVLGSELGEEGNFGLAAAAKLLERLGIAKNIQKYVLTQLTEFYHLKNVFDKNDANLAAFLRSTAADLPEQPDEGWGLTTYCPKLAEINRCWFKAAVPRDLLLLAKTLDLLTNRSEARRQQAVWWASYTIFETLQKIPPIQGRDLVAEGLEPGPRFGCWLERAENLRRGGLSRHQAIAMTVADIKAENFSCM, encoded by the coding sequence ATGAATAGAAATAAATCTGAAAATTCGATTGTAATCGGGCGAGTGGCAGCTACAGATGTTCCGGTGGCTGTGGCTGTTTCGGCAGTCGGCGCGGCGGGTGTGTCGGCGGTTGGCGCGACGGATGTGTCGGCAGTTGGCGCGACGGATGAAGTCATGGTACAGCGTTTGGCGGAGGCGGTGCGAGCAGCCGGCGGGCGGGCTTGGGCAGTCGGTGGCTGCGTCCGGGACAAACTTTTGGGGTTAAAACCGAAAGACTACGATGTTGAAGTGCATGGCCTTGGTGAAGCCGAACTGCAGGCGGTTTTGGCTAAGCTCGGACGAATTGACACGGTGGGCAAAGCTTTCGGGATCTATACTCTTAGCGGTACGAATATTGATGTGGCTTTACCGCGAGAGGAGAGGCTCGTCGGGGCAGGGCATCGTGATTTTGCGGTGGCGGTTAAGCCGGAATTGGGTTGCCGACTGGCAGCCGCGCGGCGAGATTTCACTTTTAATGCGATCATGGAGGATCCGTTGACGGGCGAAATTTTCGATCCTTATGGCGGTCGGGATGATTTGGCACGTGGGCGGTTGCACTTTGTGGAGGCTGGTAGATTCGGGGAAGATCCTTTGCGTGTCTTTCGGGCTGCCCAGTTTGCGGCGCGTTTTGATTGTCGGGCGACAGATGAATTAGTCGATATATGCCGGAAAATGTCTTTGGTCACCTTGCCACGGGAACGGGTGGCGGCGGAGTTGCATAAGGCTTTGGTGCAAGGTGGAAAACCGGGGAATTTTTTCACTTTTTTGGCCGCAGTCGAGCAGCTGCGCCCTTGGTTCGGTGAAGTGGCGGCAGTGAAATCTATGCGGCAACTGGTCGCGGTGCTGGATCGGGGGGCGCGGTTCCGGGAGGAGAGCTCGGTGCAGTATGGATTTATGCTGGCAGTTTTGGGAAGCGAGCTGGGGGAAGAGGGGAACTTTGGGCTAGCAGCGGCAGCAAAATTGCTGGAGCGACTGGGGATCGCAAAAAATATACAAAAATATGTTTTGACTCAGCTCACGGAATTCTATCATTTAAAGAACGTTTTTGATAAAAATGATGCTAACTTGGCAGCGTTTTTACGATCTACGGCAGCTGACTTGCCTGAACAGCCGGACGAAGGTTGGGGCTTGACAACTTACTGCCCGAAACTGGCGGAAATTAACCGCTGCTGGTTTAAGGCTGCCGTGCCTCGTGATCTTTTGCTTTTGGCGAAAACGCTTGATTTGTTGACGAATCGAAGCGAAGCCCGAAGGCAGCAGGCTGTTTGGTGGGCAAGCTATACGATATTTGAGACTTTACAAAAAATCCCCCCAATACAGGGGCGTGACCTGGTGGCGGAGGGACTTGAGCCGGGGCCGCGTTTCGGTTGCTGGCTGGAAAGAGCGGAAAATTTACGCCGCGGCGGTTTGAGCAGGCACCAAGCTATAGCTATGACAGTGGCCGATATCAAGGCTGAAAACTTTAGTTGTATGTGA
- a CDS encoding iron-containing alcohol dehydrogenase: MAIFSVPKQIVHGKDALEHLSTLEGKRAVLVTGGSSMKRFGFLDQAKAQLEKAGMEVAIIDGVEPNPSIKTCKEGGARMAEFKPDWIIAIGGGSSLDAAKVMWVYYEYPDYDFMKLVNFEFPQLRTKAKLACIPSTSGTASEITAFTVITDTENHIKYPIVSPQIVPDVAILDPKLPATMPPKITAATGMDVLTHAIEAYVSTAADEYTDALALKAIQLVIEYLPTAYREGDNMEAREKMHDASTIAGMAFSNCSLGIVHSLAHKIGGEFGVTHGEANAILLPYIIDYNRRGTEKYTRLEGILGIKDIAELVRHLNLQVGITSTFQAGRNTVIEEADFNRVLDRMSENAFNDACTLTNPRKTSPADVKKIYTAAYYGTKVDF; encoded by the coding sequence ATGGCTATTTTTTCTGTACCCAAACAAATCGTTCATGGCAAAGACGCCTTGGAACATTTATCTACATTAGAAGGCAAGCGCGCCGTTCTAGTTACCGGCGGAAGCTCGATGAAACGCTTCGGCTTTCTGGATCAGGCCAAAGCTCAACTCGAAAAAGCTGGCATGGAAGTTGCTATAATTGACGGTGTTGAACCCAATCCTTCGATCAAAACCTGTAAAGAAGGTGGCGCTCGCATGGCTGAGTTCAAACCGGACTGGATCATTGCTATCGGCGGCGGCTCCTCACTTGACGCAGCCAAAGTCATGTGGGTGTATTACGAATATCCCGATTACGATTTCATGAAACTCGTCAATTTTGAATTCCCACAATTGCGTACCAAAGCTAAATTAGCCTGCATCCCTTCAACTTCCGGAACCGCTTCGGAAATTACCGCTTTCACAGTTATTACGGATACAGAAAATCACATTAAGTATCCTATTGTTTCCCCTCAGATCGTCCCTGATGTGGCGATTTTGGATCCCAAGCTGCCGGCCACCATGCCGCCGAAAATCACCGCTGCCACTGGTATGGACGTTCTCACCCACGCCATCGAAGCCTATGTTTCGACCGCAGCTGATGAATATACCGACGCTCTCGCTTTAAAAGCTATCCAATTAGTTATAGAGTATCTGCCGACCGCTTACCGTGAAGGTGACAACATGGAAGCCCGTGAAAAAATGCATGACGCATCTACCATCGCAGGTATGGCTTTCTCCAACTGTTCACTCGGTATCGTACACTCCTTGGCTCACAAAATCGGTGGTGAGTTTGGGGTTACCCACGGAGAAGCCAACGCCATTCTGTTACCTTATATAATTGACTACAACCGTCGTGGAACCGAAAAATACACTCGCTTAGAAGGTATTTTAGGTATCAAAGACATCGCCGAATTGGTTCGCCATCTGAACCTGCAAGTAGGAATCACTTCTACTTTCCAAGCCGGCCGTAACACCGTTATCGAAGAAGCAGATTTCAACCGAGTTCTGGATCGCATGAGCGAAAACGCTTTCAACGATGCTTGCACACTCACCAACCCGCGCAAGACCTCACCGGCTGACGTCAAGAAGATCTACACCGCCGCTTACTACGGCACCAAAGTCGACTTCTAA
- the secG gene encoding preprotein translocase subunit SecG: MNTLAVVLGVIDVIICIALIGLVISQEGNAQGLGSIAGGADTFFGSHKGRSVDNLLKKLTTTLAIIFAVLTVVLFLLTSK, encoded by the coding sequence ATGAATACATTAGCAGTGGTTCTGGGAGTTATTGATGTTATTATCTGTATTGCATTGATTGGTTTGGTTATTTCGCAGGAAGGCAATGCGCAAGGTTTAGGCTCGATTGCCGGCGGCGCGGACACTTTCTTCGGCAGTCACAAGGGTCGTAGCGTCGATAATCTGTTGAAAAAATTAACCACTACCTTGGCAATTATTTTCGCGGTCTTAACGGTGGTGCTGTTCCTCTTGACCAGCAAATAA
- a CDS encoding ribonuclease R family protein has protein sequence MIFMETVRNVDKSETTKVVGILRPAAIGCELQIIAGPVAGTATVSPRCLHGAPQGMLVVAKILTPPDTVPILAEVLEVLGEPDNPDLGMQAIYKLYDVPTDFSDAVKAAAEKLPRELDTEIIAAELNNGRHDLRTLPTLTIDGVEAKDLDDALSIEILPSGGYRLYVHIADVSHYVKEDSPIDMEAARRGTSIYPVDRVVPMLPVRLSNGICSLNPQVDRLALTVRLDYTAAGERVGGDIFESVIKSDLRADYKTVYAVLMSGEPTPDYAKMFPYLQAMRVLAEKISARRIAAGRFDFDFPETKIELDADGKPVNIYPYETTFANNLIEEYMVAANEFVAERFAGLEAPFIYRIHENPDQEKLQALIPLCRRLGMTVRGDLATDRFQQAALLRQLAKLPAGQVLAQILLRAMAKACYDAECKGHYGLALKYYCHFTSPIRRYPDLFIHRVIKGYLHGRVLFKKWQSKAVVLAVSCSEAERRAVSVERDTCDLKIAEYMAERLGEIYPAIISGFGAAGIFVHLPNSIEGMVPFRTLSEYYRYNDGDFVISAERSGRVWQIGDAVEVQVAAVDRLRQRVDFHLLHEMDNRRRGKVLKTSGLISGKKQNKRGKARRIKASERRKGGGGIGDRQKSSRGRCRDCAANRHEHKKR, from the coding sequence ATGATTTTCATGGAAACTGTACGTAATGTTGATAAAAGTGAAACTACGAAAGTGGTCGGCATATTGCGCCCTGCCGCGATTGGTTGTGAACTGCAGATTATTGCCGGTCCTGTAGCCGGTACGGCGACGGTTTCGCCGCGTTGTCTGCATGGGGCTCCGCAAGGCATGCTGGTGGTGGCCAAAATTTTGACCCCGCCCGACACGGTGCCTATTTTGGCGGAAGTGCTGGAGGTTTTGGGCGAACCAGATAACCCGGATTTGGGTATGCAGGCTATCTACAAATTATATGATGTTCCAACGGATTTTAGCGATGCGGTAAAAGCGGCAGCGGAAAAATTGCCGCGTGAATTGGACACGGAAATAATTGCTGCCGAACTGAACAATGGGCGTCACGATTTGCGGACTCTGCCGACGTTAACAATTGACGGGGTGGAAGCAAAAGACCTTGATGATGCGCTTTCAATAGAAATTTTGCCATCCGGCGGCTACCGGCTTTACGTACATATTGCTGATGTCAGTCATTATGTGAAAGAGGACAGCCCGATTGATATGGAGGCGGCCAGACGCGGTACGAGTATTTATCCAGTTGATCGAGTAGTGCCGATGTTGCCTGTACGGCTTTCTAATGGAATTTGTAGCTTGAACCCGCAAGTGGATCGGCTGGCACTGACCGTTCGTTTGGATTATACAGCGGCCGGGGAACGCGTCGGTGGCGACATATTTGAAAGTGTGATAAAATCCGATTTGCGAGCTGATTATAAGACCGTATATGCAGTGCTTATGTCGGGAGAACCGACGCCCGATTACGCAAAAATGTTTCCGTATTTGCAGGCGATGCGCGTTTTGGCGGAAAAGATTTCTGCCAGAAGAATCGCAGCCGGCCGATTTGACTTTGATTTCCCAGAAACCAAGATTGAGCTTGATGCAGATGGGAAGCCGGTAAACATCTATCCTTATGAAACCACATTTGCAAATAATTTGATTGAAGAATATATGGTTGCGGCCAACGAATTTGTAGCGGAACGTTTCGCCGGTTTGGAGGCTCCATTCATTTATCGTATTCATGAAAATCCGGATCAGGAAAAATTGCAGGCCTTGATTCCGCTGTGTCGGCGGCTAGGCATGACGGTGCGAGGTGATTTGGCTACCGATCGCTTTCAACAAGCAGCGTTGTTGCGGCAATTAGCTAAACTGCCGGCCGGACAAGTTTTGGCGCAGATTTTGCTGCGAGCCATGGCCAAGGCTTGTTATGATGCAGAATGTAAGGGGCATTATGGCTTGGCCCTTAAGTATTATTGTCACTTTACTTCCCCGATTCGGCGTTATCCGGATTTGTTCATTCATCGGGTGATTAAGGGGTATTTGCATGGGCGGGTGCTCTTCAAAAAATGGCAGTCCAAAGCGGTTGTTTTGGCAGTCAGCTGCTCAGAGGCGGAAAGGCGAGCGGTCAGCGTAGAGCGCGATACTTGTGATTTGAAAATTGCCGAATATATGGCGGAAAGGTTGGGGGAGATCTATCCGGCGATTATTTCGGGTTTTGGGGCGGCCGGAATTTTTGTTCACCTGCCTAATTCGATTGAGGGTATGGTCCCGTTCCGTACTTTGTCGGAGTACTATCGTTACAATGATGGCGATTTTGTGATTTCGGCCGAGCGCAGTGGGCGTGTTTGGCAGATCGGCGATGCGGTTGAAGTGCAGGTGGCGGCGGTCGATCGTTTGCGGCAAAGGGTTGATTTTCATTTGTTGCATGAAATGGATAATCGGCGGCGTGGCAAGGTATTGAAAACATCCGGTTTGATATCTGGGAAAAAGCAAAACAAACGGGGGAAGGCAAGGCGAATTAAGGCGAGTGAGCGGCGAAAAGGCGGTGGCGGAATCGGCGACAGGCAGAAGTCTTCGCGCGGCAGGTGTCGTGATTGCGCGGCCAACCGTCACGAACACAAAAAACGCTAA
- a CDS encoding HPr family phosphocarrier protein, translating to MKIGKILFKSTTDIVNFVHIVNRYPYRIDLVSGNYRVDGKSIMGIFSLPLSTAVQFEIYADDCTDLTQALQPFVVA from the coding sequence ATGAAAATAGGCAAAATTTTATTTAAATCAACCACAGATATTGTTAATTTCGTCCATATTGTCAATCGTTATCCCTACCGGATCGACTTGGTCAGCGGCAACTACCGCGTTGACGGCAAGTCAATCATGGGTATTTTCAGTCTACCGCTAAGCACTGCCGTCCAATTCGAAATATACGCCGATGATTGTACCGACTTGACGCAAGCTTTACAACCCTTCGTTGTCGCTTAA